Within the Bacteroidia bacterium genome, the region GCCTATATACGCAAACTGTCTGAAGGTAAAAATCCGGCAAAGGATAAATCAATGAAGGCTCTGGTGACCCGGGTGAATAAGGCGTGCGAAGAAATGAACGCCCACGTGGAACGGACCGTTCTGGAACACCTTCGGAAAGGCAAACTGGTGGGATTACTGGGAGGTGATCACAGCACCCCCCTCGGAATGATGAGAGCGCTGGAAAAAGTTCACGGAACATTTTCTGTATTGCAGATTGATGCGCATTCCGACTTACGTGAAGCGTATGAAGGTTTCACCTACAGTCATGCCTCCATAATGTTCAATGCGCTCCGGCTGAAAGGGCTGAACAAACTGGTACAGGCAGGAATAAGGGATTACTGTGAGGCCGAGGCGGAGATATCAAGCAAAAATCCGAAGGTAAAAACCTTCTACGACCGCGATATCAGGCAGCGAATATATAACGGTATTTCGTGGGTGAATATCTGCGATGATATTGTTTCGTCGCTGGGAGAAAAAGTATACCTGAGCTTCGATATTGACGGACTGGATCCGAAACTATGCCCGAACACCGGAACGCCCGTTGCAGGGGGCTTTGAATTCGAGCAGGCGTGTGTACTCGTGGAGCGTCTACTCGCTTCCGGCCGCAGACTCATCGCCTTTGATCTGAATGAAATTTCTCCGGGGAAGGATGAATGGGATGCTAATGTAGGTGCCCGGATGCTCTATCGTTTGTGCGGATACCTTGCGCGTTCTAATGGAAAAGCCTGAAGGTCTTGCGCCTTTACTTCATTACCTTTCCGGTTTCATCTCCGAAGCCCGGCAGAAGAAATTCATGGAGGTGATCCGGTGGCGTACGCGGCATCTCACCGTTGTACTGGAGGATATTTACCAACCACACAATGCCAGCGCCGTGCTGCGCTCCTGTGACTGCTTCGGAATACAGGATGTACACATCATTGAGAATCGAAACAAGTATACGATTAATCCGGATGTAGCCCTTGGTTCCACCAAATGGTTGAATTTAATAAAGTACAACCGGACTGAACAAAACTCGAAAGAAGCGCTTGAGTCGCTGCGAAAGAAGGGTTATCGTCTGGTTGCTACTTCCCCGCACAGCAATGATACTGACATCCGCGAACTGCACATCAACAAACCCCTTGCACTTATTTTCGGTACGGAGCTGGAAGGAATCAGTGAAACGGTTCGTGAGATGGCGGATGATTATGTGAGAATCCCTATGTACGGATTCTCTGAGAGTTTTAATATTTCTGTTTCGGCCGCAATCTGCCTGAGTCATTTGGTTGGAAAACTGCACCGGCTTTCCGGATGGGAACTGACGGAACGGGAAAAAGAGCAGGTGCTGCTGGAATGGTACAGGAGTTCTATCCATCGCTGTGATAGTATAGAGAAAGATTTCCTGGAACGGAGCGGACAGCAATAATTTCGTACTTTTGGCTCGTTAAAACCAAACATCATGGGAAAAGGAGATAAACGCAGTAAAAAAGGCAAGATCCGCCTCGGCTCTTATGGCAATACACGCCGGAAAAAGAAAAAGGGTGGAAACAAAGGTCCCGCAAAGGCCGGCAAGAGCAAGACGAAAAAATAATCACGGCTACTTACCCAAATGCCCATTCCGCAAGAGTGGGCTTTTTTCATCTCACATGAAACTGAGCGATCTCAGGGTGCTGGAATTCGCCGGTGTTTTGGCCGGACCGTCCGT harbors:
- a CDS encoding RNA methyltransferase, encoding MEKPEGLAPLLHYLSGFISEARQKKFMEVIRWRTRHLTVVLEDIYQPHNASAVLRSCDCFGIQDVHIIENRNKYTINPDVALGSTKWLNLIKYNRTEQNSKEALESLRKKGYRLVATSPHSNDTDIRELHINKPLALIFGTELEGISETVREMADDYVRIPMYGFSESFNISVSAAICLSHLVGKLHRLSGWELTEREKEQVLLEWYRSSIHRCDSIEKDFLERSGQQ
- a CDS encoding agmatinase family protein translates to MGNKENKIAGFDPNSVGDTNLNIFGLPFSNDEAAIVIVPVPWEVTVSYGSGTAKGPAAVFDSSFQVDLYDPQVPGLWKAGISMDRIPAALQKKSNTLRKQTSAYIRKLSEGKNPAKDKSMKALVTRVNKACEEMNAHVERTVLEHLRKGKLVGLLGGDHSTPLGMMRALEKVHGTFSVLQIDAHSDLREAYEGFTYSHASIMFNALRLKGLNKLVQAGIRDYCEAEAEISSKNPKVKTFYDRDIRQRIYNGISWVNICDDIVSSLGEKVYLSFDIDGLDPKLCPNTGTPVAGGFEFEQACVLVERLLASGRRLIAFDLNEISPGKDEWDANVGARMLYRLCGYLARSNGKA
- a CDS encoding 30S ribosomal protein THX, with amino-acid sequence MGKGDKRSKKGKIRLGSYGNTRRKKKKGGNKGPAKAGKSKTKK